Proteins from one Chroococcidiopsis sp. CCMEE 29 genomic window:
- a CDS encoding DUF1772 domain-containing protein → MLVKSWRFITIILSALVTGMAFCHALELPAKMQYSASQYIAIQNSLYVVFGPPNIGALIELAAPLSAIALAICVRKRRPAFQLTLVAIGFMLLAFPVIFFAFTEPANVVFRSATPESIPTNWEQLRSQWEYSHLARFFCHLAAFSALVVSVLVETPARYLRDRAEQLYAVLKD, encoded by the coding sequence ATGCTTGTGAAAAGTTGGCGTTTCATCACCATTATTCTGTCTGCCCTGGTTACGGGAATGGCATTTTGTCACGCGCTAGAACTCCCGGCAAAAATGCAATACTCTGCGTCGCAATATATTGCAATTCAAAACAGCCTCTATGTGGTATTTGGACCTCCCAATATTGGCGCATTGATTGAATTGGCTGCACCACTTTCCGCGATCGCTTTGGCTATTTGTGTTCGTAAACGTCGCCCTGCCTTTCAACTGACACTGGTGGCAATCGGGTTTATGCTACTGGCATTTCCAGTCATCTTCTTTGCTTTCACAGAACCCGCAAATGTTGTCTTTCGTAGTGCTACACCAGAATCGATTCCGACAAACTGGGAACAACTTCGCAGCCAGTGGGAATATTCGCACCTGGCACGTTTTTTCTGCCATCTAGCCGCATTCAGTGCGCTTGTAGTTTCTGTTTTAGTTGAAACACCTGCACGGTATCTGCGAGATCGCGCTGAACAGCTCTATGCAGTCTTGAAAGATTGA
- a CDS encoding DUF4188 domain-containing protein, producing the protein MASAKTYSMYQINLTEHPEAVVFINGFLARDRAGFFWMWKNLLWIKSATAKAEGCVQVKAGICGPDEAIVVSYWRSEHALKQFFRGESHRQMMQFVMKNPNSLGLYNETYRPGHSGKYSHEPQGMATLYAGLAQ; encoded by the coding sequence ATGGCAAGTGCAAAGACTTATTCCATGTACCAAATCAATCTAACAGAACACCCAGAGGCAGTTGTCTTTATCAACGGCTTTTTGGCACGCGATCGCGCAGGCTTTTTCTGGATGTGGAAAAATCTGCTGTGGATCAAGAGTGCCACTGCCAAAGCGGAAGGCTGTGTGCAAGTGAAAGCTGGAATTTGTGGACCTGACGAAGCGATCGTGGTCAGTTACTGGCGTTCAGAGCACGCTCTGAAACAGTTTTTCCGAGGTGAATCCCATCGACAGATGATGCAGTTTGTGATGAAAAATCCCAACAGCCTCGGTTTGTATAACGAGACATATCGACCGGGACACAGTGGCAAATACAGCCATGAACCGCAAGGGATGGCAACGCTTTACGCAGGTTTGGCACAATAA
- a CDS encoding AraC family transcriptional regulator: MATEALRVDLAGNNNLSRLYPREPLLSSTSTDWGGLSLQYHRQPSFDMVEHSCSQHRIIINDRNLQSPILEIFEGQNQLNPVSPGTVRVLPANARTWAHWETEHQFMMLAFEPDLLVQQIAESSNSSSVELLPIINPSDLLIYSIGLTLKAELESGGIGGRLYVHAMTTALMAHLLRHYSVQKNSLPSTVSGLPKRILRQVIDYIHEHLNQDITLATLAAIAHMSPSYFSRLFKQSTGLSPHQYVIQCRVDRAKQLLLQGKLSLAEISYSLGFTHQSHLSHHFKRLTGSSPKAFLNS; the protein is encoded by the coding sequence ATGGCGACAGAGGCTCTGAGGGTTGATCTGGCTGGCAACAATAATCTTTCAAGACTCTACCCCCGCGAACCACTGTTATCCAGTACTTCAACCGATTGGGGTGGACTCTCCTTGCAATATCACCGCCAGCCATCGTTTGATATGGTTGAACATTCGTGTTCCCAGCATCGCATTATCATCAACGATCGCAATCTACAATCACCCATCCTGGAAATCTTTGAAGGACAAAACCAGCTAAATCCAGTGAGTCCTGGAACGGTTCGAGTGTTACCTGCCAATGCTCGAACCTGGGCTCATTGGGAGACAGAGCATCAGTTTATGATGCTGGCATTTGAACCTGATTTACTGGTGCAGCAAATTGCTGAATCAAGTAATTCCAGTTCCGTAGAACTGCTTCCTATCATCAATCCGTCTGATCTTCTGATTTATAGCATCGGGTTAACTCTTAAAGCAGAACTGGAATCGGGTGGGATTGGGGGACGTTTGTATGTCCATGCCATGACAACAGCGTTGATGGCGCATCTGTTGAGGCATTATTCTGTTCAAAAGAATTCGCTACCTTCAACTGTTAGTGGCTTACCTAAACGCATATTGCGACAGGTTATAGATTACATCCATGAACATCTCAATCAAGACATAACATTAGCGACGTTAGCGGCGATCGCGCACATGAGTCCAAGCTATTTCTCTCGCTTGTTCAAACAATCTACTGGATTATCCCCTCATCAATATGTGATTCAGTGTCGGGTCGATCGTGCCAAACAGTTATTGCTCCAGGGCAAACTGAGTCTTGCAGAGATTTCATATTCTTTGGGATTTACTCATCAAAGCCACTTGAGCCATCACTTCAAACGTCTGACTGGCAGTAGTCCTAAAGCATTCCTCAACAGTTAA
- a CDS encoding helix-turn-helix domain-containing protein, translating to MKTPANHQLECTRLPILSSRNQGWENILVEQFQHPAGEGNTYYSDEHSICLSLAPRPVHLLQTQGDKTRTGLYAKGDFCITPAKMPFFARWDRDDRFLQMRITSRFIQSVAEETIDTNPEHLELLPEFRIRDPQIEAIGTLLLAELKQGSSGGRLYIESLANILAVHLLRQYAATKPHLRVYEGGLPQRQLLQVLDYINDHLSQDIKLSDLAALLDMSQFHFSHLFKQSLGTSPYQYLLQQRIERAKQLLKHSDRSIIDIAFLCGFNSHSHLSKQFRQLTGMTPKDYRAI from the coding sequence ATGAAAACTCCTGCTAACCATCAGCTTGAATGTACCCGCTTGCCCATTTTGTCTAGTCGAAACCAAGGTTGGGAAAATATTTTGGTCGAGCAATTCCAACATCCTGCGGGGGAGGGGAACACTTATTACAGCGATGAACATTCGATTTGTTTGTCTCTTGCTCCGCGTCCAGTACACTTGTTACAAACTCAGGGAGACAAGACCCGCACGGGATTATACGCCAAGGGTGACTTTTGCATTACACCTGCCAAGATGCCTTTTTTTGCCCGTTGGGATAGGGACGATCGCTTTTTGCAGATGCGGATTACATCTCGGTTTATCCAAAGTGTTGCTGAAGAAACCATCGATACCAATCCCGAGCACCTGGAATTACTCCCCGAATTTCGGATTCGCGATCCACAGATTGAGGCGATCGGCACTTTACTACTCGCTGAACTCAAACAGGGAAGTTCAGGCGGCAGGCTATATATTGAATCACTAGCAAATATCCTGGCAGTGCATTTGCTCAGACAATACGCGGCTACCAAACCTCACCTTAGAGTCTACGAAGGTGGATTACCCCAACGTCAACTCCTGCAAGTCTTAGACTACATTAACGACCATTTGAGTCAAGACATCAAGCTTTCAGATTTAGCCGCCTTATTGGATATGAGTCAGTTTCATTTCAGCCATTTATTTAAGCAGTCGCTCGGCACGTCACCTTACCAATACCTGCTTCAGCAACGAATAGAACGAGCGAAGCAGTTGTTGAAACACAGCGATCGCTCCATTATAGATATCGCCTTCCTATGTGGATTCAACAGCCACAGCCATTTAAGTAAGCAGTTTCGGCAATTGACAGGCATGACACCCAAAGATTACAGAGCGATTTAA
- a CDS encoding DUF1772 domain-containing protein, with the protein MFNVLQIIVAILIAVAMAMALAHALEFPGKMRLTKEAYFAMQPIYYPGFTIGGGVGEFGGLIATLILLFFTPWGSAQFWLTLVALLGLVGMQAVYWLLTHPVNQFWLEGENLSGFSAGFFSFGANRSNEAHPLDWTDLRNQWEYSHVVRAGFALVSLIAIVIAISLN; encoded by the coding sequence ATGTTCAATGTTCTACAAATTATAGTTGCAATCCTCATTGCTGTGGCGATGGCGATGGCACTTGCCCATGCGCTTGAGTTCCCTGGGAAAATGCGGCTGACAAAGGAAGCGTATTTTGCTATGCAGCCCATCTATTATCCAGGCTTTACGATTGGTGGAGGGGTTGGTGAGTTTGGTGGCTTAATTGCAACCCTCATTCTCTTGTTCTTTACACCTTGGGGAAGTGCACAATTCTGGCTGACACTGGTGGCATTACTCGGACTGGTCGGGATGCAAGCCGTGTACTGGCTCTTGACGCATCCAGTGAATCAGTTTTGGCTTGAGGGTGAAAACCTCAGTGGCTTTAGTGCTGGCTTCTTCTCGTTTGGAGCAAATCGGTCTAACGAAGCTCATCCGCTGGACTGGACGGATTTGCGGAACCAATGGGAGTACTCACATGTGGTGCGTGCAGGATTTGCCCTGGTGAGCCTGATCGCGATCGTCATTGCCATCTCATTGAATTAG
- a CDS encoding RNA polymerase sigma-70 factor, whose amino-acid sequence MSHLETFNQHRSLLFAIAYRMLGTVTDAEDMVQETFLRWQQTAEATVKSAKTYLSTVITRLCIDHLRSARVQREQYVGPWLPELIVTQQTDDPAAQVELADSLSIAFLVLLERLSPIERAVFLLREVFDYDYDEIAQMVGKSSANCRQIFRRSRQHITAQRPRFPVSRQQQEQITAKFLEASNQGNLQGLLSLLAKDVTFWSDGGGQVAAALKPLHGAMKVARFLLAIHSKWLSTAVAHTIEINGQIGIITLIDGCIHSVATFEILDGSIQSIYMVRNPEKLKQVIANPPA is encoded by the coding sequence ATGAGCCATCTCGAAACCTTTAACCAGCATCGTTCTTTGTTGTTTGCGATCGCCTACCGGATGTTGGGAACGGTTACGGATGCCGAAGATATGGTGCAAGAAACTTTCCTGCGCTGGCAGCAAACCGCAGAAGCGACGGTGAAATCTGCCAAAACCTATTTGTCAACGGTTATCACGCGCCTTTGCATTGATCATTTGCGGTCTGCTCGAGTGCAGCGGGAGCAGTACGTGGGACCGTGGTTACCGGAACTGATCGTGACACAACAGACTGATGATCCAGCCGCTCAGGTAGAGTTAGCTGATTCGCTTTCGATCGCATTTCTAGTCCTACTGGAGCGCTTATCGCCAATTGAACGAGCCGTATTTCTGCTGCGAGAAGTGTTTGATTACGACTACGACGAAATTGCTCAGATGGTCGGAAAAAGTTCAGCAAACTGTCGGCAAATTTTTAGGCGATCGCGACAACATATCACCGCTCAACGTCCCCGCTTTCCAGTTTCCCGGCAGCAACAGGAGCAAATCACAGCGAAATTCTTGGAAGCCTCTAATCAGGGCAATTTACAAGGTCTGTTGTCACTTCTAGCCAAAGATGTCACCTTCTGGTCGGATGGTGGTGGTCAGGTTGCAGCTGCTCTGAAACCGTTGCATGGAGCAATGAAAGTAGCTCGTTTCCTGCTGGCAATTCACAGCAAGTGGCTGTCGACAGCAGTCGCTCACACGATCGAGATCAATGGACAAATTGGTATTATCACCCTGATAGATGGCTGTATTCACAGTGTTGCGACGTTTGAGATTTTAGATGGCTCCATTCAATCGATTTATATGGTGCGGAATCCAGAGAAACTGAAGCAAGTTATTGCAAATCCACCAGCATAA
- a CDS encoding transposase: MITRRVTFRLYPNRRQQDTLHYWRKMHCSLYNAAVYNRKTQYQKFGHSVGYLEQQNSLPAFKEVWTEYKPLGSHALQATLKRVDFAFVRFFKGLGKYPKFKASRRYSGWTYPDKQSWKAHTTGNNGDLELANLGSIQMRGKARMWGTPTTCTITYRNNRWYASITVQCTPTRETGSGAIGLDLGCKDAITLSTGEKIAKPDFIKEGQQKVKVASKKLRHKRAPNRNKKIKASRRWRKERQQVSSLQRKVARQRSDWLHQTTSSIVSSNSLVAGEQLNVRGMTRKGKKQKRQKAGLNRSILDVGFGMIGQMLEYKLAESSGFYVESPTKTLKPTQRCAKCWELTPKTLADRVHVCSNPACQHTEDRDVNAAQVNLIWASGKSGYQGRRSSPSAPRIFQDRGVERSSLGAEPPSSTLCASMKQLGALKRQKLALQRSKGE, encoded by the coding sequence ATGATAACTCGCCGCGTTACCTTCAGACTCTATCCAAATCGTCGCCAGCAGGACACCTTACACTACTGGCGAAAGATGCATTGCAGTCTGTACAACGCGGCAGTCTATAACCGTAAAACCCAGTATCAAAAGTTTGGGCATTCAGTAGGCTACCTAGAGCAACAAAATAGTCTACCTGCCTTCAAAGAAGTTTGGACGGAGTACAAGCCACTAGGCTCTCATGCTCTGCAAGCGACGTTAAAACGGGTAGACTTCGCATTTGTGCGCTTCTTTAAGGGATTAGGCAAGTATCCCAAGTTCAAGGCTTCTCGCCGCTATAGTGGATGGACTTATCCAGACAAGCAATCGTGGAAAGCACATACTACTGGAAATAATGGAGATTTGGAGCTTGCTAATCTAGGCAGTATCCAAATGCGGGGCAAAGCGCGAATGTGGGGAACGCCCACCACCTGCACTATTACCTACCGCAATAATAGATGGTATGCCTCAATTACAGTGCAGTGTACCCCAACCAGAGAAACTGGCAGCGGTGCAATCGGACTCGATCTAGGGTGCAAAGATGCGATTACTCTATCAACTGGGGAAAAGATTGCTAAACCTGATTTCATTAAAGAAGGGCAACAAAAGGTCAAGGTTGCATCCAAAAAACTGAGACATAAACGCGCTCCCAACCGTAACAAAAAGATTAAAGCATCGCGCCGTTGGAGGAAAGAAAGACAGCAAGTATCGTCGTTGCAACGCAAAGTAGCCCGTCAGCGCTCTGATTGGCTACATCAGACAACCAGCAGCATAGTTAGCAGTAATAGCCTAGTTGCTGGCGAACAGTTAAATGTCAGAGGTATGACTCGCAAGGGAAAGAAGCAAAAGCGACAGAAGGCAGGGCTTAACCGCTCCATACTGGATGTTGGTTTTGGCATGATTGGACAGATGCTTGAGTACAAGTTAGCGGAGTCAAGTGGATTCTACGTAGAGTCGCCTACCAAGACTCTCAAGCCCACTCAACGATGCGCTAAGTGCTGGGAACTAACACCCAAAACTTTAGCTGACAGAGTTCACGTTTGTTCAAATCCGGCTTGCCAACATACCGAAGACCGAGATGTTAATGCTGCCCAAGTTAACTTGATTTGGGCAAGCGGAAAGTCGGGGTATCAAGGGCGGAGGAGTTCCCCCTCCGCTCCCCGAATTTTCCAAGACAGGGGGGTGGAACGCTCCTCTTTAGGCGCAGAGCCGCCTAGCTCTACTTTATGCGCAAGCATGAAGCAACTAGGGGCGTTGAAGCGCCAGAAACTCGCCCTTCAACGAAGTAAGGGCGAGTAG
- a CDS encoding PadR family transcriptional regulator: MSLAYAILSVLVNAPSSGYDLAKRFNPSVEGSVGFFWSASFQQIYRELNRLEEKEWLQAESVQQENRPDKRIYTVTALGKQQLCQWMAQSEAMAPIKDELLVKLYVGHLVPHQTILLKLEDHRQQHQQRLAIYQEIRRQYFQNPQALSKTLKFQYMTLLRGIHYETSWLNWCDEIMPLLK, encoded by the coding sequence ATGTCTCTTGCTTATGCAATTCTGTCAGTCTTGGTCAATGCTCCTAGCAGCGGCTATGACCTTGCCAAACGATTCAATCCCTCTGTGGAAGGGTCGGTTGGTTTTTTCTGGAGCGCCAGTTTCCAACAGATTTACCGAGAATTAAACCGCCTGGAAGAAAAGGAGTGGCTGCAAGCCGAATCTGTGCAGCAGGAAAATCGTCCCGACAAACGCATCTATACCGTAACAGCACTGGGTAAACAGCAGTTGTGTCAGTGGATGGCTCAATCAGAGGCGATGGCACCAATCAAAGATGAGTTGCTAGTGAAACTTTATGTTGGGCATCTGGTGCCTCATCAAACAATCTTGTTAAAACTAGAAGATCATCGTCAGCAACACCAGCAGCGACTGGCGATCTATCAAGAAATTAGAAGGCAGTACTTCCAGAATCCGCAAGCGCTGTCGAAAACCCTAAAGTTTCAGTACATGACGTTGCTGCGCGGCATTCACTATGAAACAAGCTGGCTAAACTGGTGTGATGAAATTATGCCGTTGCTGAAATAG
- a CDS encoding carboxymuconolactone decarboxylase family protein, which translates to MQPRMELGVESAAYRAMLQLERYVRGSGINPTLLELIKIRASQINGCAFCIDMHTKDARLNGETEQRIYALNAWRETPFFTPQERAVLALTEAVTLIATHPVFDEIYEEVSRYFSQDEIANLLMAIVTINSWNRIAITTRMVPGSYQPQSLQQRKATPETLSV; encoded by the coding sequence ATGCAACCCAGAATGGAACTTGGAGTTGAATCCGCTGCCTACCGAGCGATGTTGCAATTGGAACGGTATGTTCGAGGCAGTGGCATTAACCCAACACTACTGGAATTGATTAAAATTCGGGCATCCCAAATCAATGGTTGTGCCTTTTGCATCGATATGCACACTAAAGATGCCCGACTCAACGGCGAAACAGAACAACGGATCTATGCCCTCAATGCCTGGAGAGAAACACCCTTTTTTACACCACAAGAACGGGCAGTTTTGGCGCTGACTGAAGCCGTCACCCTGATTGCGACTCATCCAGTTTTCGATGAAATTTACGAAGAAGTGAGCCGTTATTTTTCTCAGGATGAAATTGCAAATCTGTTAATGGCGATCGTCACAATCAACAGTTGGAACCGCATTGCCATTACAACCCGCATGGTTCCTGGCAGCTATCAGCCACAGTCATTGCAGCAGCGAAAAGCAACTCCTGAAACCCTTTCTGTGTAA
- the tnpA gene encoding IS200/IS605 family transposase: MQPRKGSHSVYSIHLHLVFVTKYRRKVISAPMLERMNEIFGQVCCKTNSILLEFSGESDHVHALVDLHPDNNISAFIGSLKSASSRILRKEFESHLEQFYSKSVLWSGSYYVASTGGAPIEKIKAYIKSQEMPD, from the coding sequence ATGCAGCCTAGGAAAGGTTCACACTCTGTTTACTCAATTCACCTTCATCTCGTATTTGTCACTAAATACCGACGTAAAGTTATATCCGCTCCTATGTTGGAACGGATGAATGAGATATTTGGGCAAGTGTGCTGCAAAACTAACTCTATACTGTTGGAGTTTTCAGGAGAGTCAGACCACGTACACGCACTAGTTGACTTGCATCCAGACAACAATATCTCTGCTTTTATCGGTAGTCTAAAGAGCGCATCTAGTCGAATCTTGCGTAAAGAATTCGAATCTCACTTAGAGCAGTTTTACAGTAAGTCTGTATTATGGTCTGGCTCCTACTATGTTGCATCTACTGGTGGCGCACCCATTGAAAAAATTAAAGCTTACATTAAGTCGCAAGAGATGCCAGATTAA
- a CDS encoding MarR family transcriptional regulator yields the protein MTRQAVNRTLAGQAIEDLIIEIVATFFLLRAEGMRIGVVSPSGEGYWSVLRLLKVNGAQTVPQIARYRYVPRQSVQKLANEMLADGVIELVNNPAHKRSKLLRLTSKGEAVFQELSDRIAVLTETLAEQEDTAQLQNAVVVIKHLHEQLRAMLD from the coding sequence ATGACAAGACAGGCAGTCAATAGAACTCTTGCAGGACAGGCGATCGAAGACTTAATCATTGAAATTGTGGCAACCTTTTTTTTACTGCGGGCAGAAGGGATGCGAATAGGAGTCGTTTCACCCTCTGGAGAGGGCTACTGGAGTGTTTTGCGATTGCTCAAGGTGAACGGTGCACAAACAGTGCCGCAGATTGCCCGATATCGCTATGTTCCCCGGCAAAGTGTTCAAAAACTCGCCAACGAAATGCTAGCGGATGGCGTAATTGAGTTAGTGAACAATCCAGCCCACAAGCGATCAAAACTCCTGCGCCTCACATCCAAGGGAGAAGCCGTTTTTCAAGAATTGAGCGATCGCATTGCTGTGCTAACTGAAACCCTGGCAGAACAAGAAGATACAGCCCAGTTGCAAAATGCAGTCGTTGTTATCAAACATTTGCACGAACAACTCAGAGCAATGTTGGATTAA
- a CDS encoding anthrone oxygenase family protein, with product MAIVHNLRFPLMLFAAIGCGLIAGVFFAFSTFVMKALAQQPSAQGIATMQSINITAINPWFMVALFGTGVACFFLAIASLSKWQQLGGAVYLLVGSLLYLVGTVGVTIAFNVPLNDALAIVKPDSPEGANLWVKYLTNWTIWNHVRTIAALAAAALLTIALCNQTVQ from the coding sequence ATGGCAATTGTTCACAACTTGCGCTTCCCTTTAATGCTTTTCGCGGCAATCGGCTGCGGGCTGATTGCCGGGGTTTTCTTCGCCTTCTCGACCTTTGTGATGAAGGCTCTTGCTCAACAACCGTCAGCACAGGGCATTGCCACCATGCAATCCATCAATATCACGGCGATCAATCCATGGTTTATGGTGGCGCTGTTTGGAACGGGGGTGGCTTGCTTCTTTCTGGCGATCGCCTCGCTGTCAAAGTGGCAGCAACTCGGCGGTGCGGTCTACTTGCTGGTTGGTAGTCTGCTCTATCTCGTTGGCACTGTCGGAGTGACGATCGCCTTCAATGTCCCGCTGAATGATGCACTGGCGATCGTCAAGCCAGACAGTCCTGAAGGCGCAAATTTATGGGTGAAATACCTGACCAACTGGACAATCTGGAACCACGTTCGGACAATAGCGGCACTTGCGGCAGCAGCATTACTCACCATTGCGCTCTGCAATCAAACAGTGCAATAG
- a CDS encoding SDR family oxidoreductase gives MKLLIFGSTGSIGRQVVEQALEQGHTVTAFTRDPAKLDIKHAHLKVAQGDVMDLASVEKAVQGQDAVVCVLGSGGNRKGTIRSEGTRQIIRAMETAGIRRFICQTTLGAGDSWGNLNFFWKYIMFGTLLRDVFADHEKQESYVKQSRLDWTIVRPGAFVDGKRTGKYRHGFPGTDKTSKLKISRADVADFILKQLTDDSYLHKTPSVSY, from the coding sequence ATGAAGCTGCTTATTTTTGGATCAACGGGTAGTATCGGTCGCCAGGTTGTTGAGCAGGCGCTTGAGCAGGGACACACGGTCACGGCGTTTACACGCGATCCTGCGAAGCTCGACATTAAGCACGCACATCTAAAGGTTGCTCAGGGCGATGTTATGGATCTCGCATCCGTGGAGAAAGCGGTGCAAGGTCAAGATGCAGTGGTGTGTGTGCTTGGTTCAGGTGGGAACAGGAAGGGGACGATCAGGTCAGAGGGGACGCGACAGATTATCCGCGCAATGGAGACAGCAGGCATCCGACGTTTTATCTGCCAAACAACGCTTGGGGCAGGAGATAGTTGGGGAAATCTAAACTTCTTCTGGAAATACATTATGTTTGGAACCCTTTTGCGCGACGTGTTTGCCGATCATGAAAAGCAAGAGAGCTATGTCAAGCAAAGCCGCCTGGACTGGACAATCGTCCGTCCCGGAGCCTTTGTGGACGGGAAGCGCACTGGCAAGTACCGGCACGGCTTTCCAGGCACCGACAAGACATCAAAGCTCAAAATCTCGCGTGCTGATGTCGCTGATTTTATATTGAAGCAATTGACGGATGATTCCTATCTTCACAAGACACCGAGTGTGTCGTATTGA